The window gacttttcatgcaagttgaaaactttttggaccctatccaaagttgTTTACAAACCACAAGGCccaattttgcagttttgtcttaatacaacactaatcattcttcaaatagtttctattgagattGAACTTATTctaagtgttaaaatttcattgtTTTCTATTGTTCCACTCAATGTGTATGCAATGATTAATTGTTCGGCGCTCGCTAATTGGTCTACTAGCCCCTAGTGATTAATTGAAGATTAATCAGGACCTTGTCGAAAATTTTACAATATTGCTATATACCAAACAAATTCTACCTCAGATACGACCttacatggttgttccttatcaGCTATACGCCGATGTTCTTTCGGGATTCTTGATAAATCTGATAAAACACATTTTAACGATTAAACTTTATTAATACGAACGAATACTAAAACTTAGTAGTATTCGTATTTAGGTCATTTTAAAAGGGAATATGATGTATCAGTCATAGAGCTAATGTTTCTGCGACTCTTCCATCTATATCAGGTGAGTGAATAGTTACtttcatgaatatgattttaatacaaaGTACTTATTAAAATGTATTAATTTTTTTGTTGAAAGTTTATTTGTGGATTAATTGCTTATTATCTGAAATATTTGTTAAATGTATATTTGATAACATATACTCTATGAACCAAATATGGATAGTTATGAGTTAaatgtttatatgatattattacatgATAATCTTAAAACTAGTGTTGATGACACTGAAATAGCTTAATTTTTTGTGTTATGATTTTATAGATACATCACCTTGTCATAGGCCTTCTGGAATACCCATCactaatcataaatataactagaCAAATACTTGTGTGTTGCGCAGAGTACAACAATATATtcgaaatctttacaaatatatgctttttaaatatatcaatgacgTTGTTTTTAGATATTCTATAATAAATCTAATAATACGTTAATATAAACATTGTttgttttgtttatatgataatgtagacattttttaaaattctataCTTCCAGTTGTCTTAATGACATCTACCTATGAGTTACTCATTGtaatttatagttgttgttatgataactacttttaaaaagtttattttcttaaggttttaatttctattattgtaattatttacaacataaaacatcgtttttgtttttaaaggtaacaatataatttttgtatataatgttttttttaactattattgtttcaagttattaatatatttggaaactcttaattattttaatttggtttcataaatttaacatttcctaaatttatttgatgaatattgttggttttttttattgcaactatttaaaacaacaatcattatttttatttttaaagatgacattataatttttttatagaatattatttttaactattcttattgtaagttatttttaagctacttatttgaaaattatttatgattataaaaaatagtttcatggtttttttttttttttaatttaggatGTTAATTTATGTTTAACACTATAATCtataacttttaactatttataaaaaataTCTCGATGTTTTTCAAGTTTaaatgaaattttgatttaagttaaccgtttaacattatattcaaattaataatttaaatatattgcataaaatcataaattatacaaaaattATGACTCTAAAATAACAATTGTTCATATACGACAatatatctaaactaataagttaactgtaatatgttaaaaagttaaagtcataattttataaataaaaataaaatataatattttaatattatattttagttAGCTTATGATTAGAATTTAGTTTTTGCGTTAATTTgacattattaaccaatttataataattattagaaagaaattaaaaggtcatggaggtttcaaatgcatgtaaTACAAGTAAaaatgtcttatatatatatatatatatatatatatatatatatatatatatatagatagatagatagatagatagatagatagatagagagagagatagatggGTGCTATGTCACTACCATCTCATTACCACATACAACCATATTAGTTTAGTATGCTCTCCACTCTATATCATTATATCTCCTTTatttttttgattatttaaacataatataaaaattttaattattaaaaatataaagaaagatagaaaaagaaaaatatatgatTGCGTGTGGTTAATTATGGTGGTGACCACAATCCACCACTCCACCTTATCACCATTATCCACCATAATTTATCGGGGTGTTATTCATATTCTTATTATTATGCCACATCAACATCAAACACAGTTCGTTGAATGTATACCGAATTTCTTATGATATATGTTTAAAGAATTTATCAGACGATGCCAACACACCTCCTAGGCTCCCACTTTTTCCCCTTTTGTATGAATAACTCAGaattataatgaaattataaatgaatattcaaatacaagtttTTTGATGATTTAGGCTATGTTGGACATACTAGTTAAAAAGCTagctaataaaaataatatttggtAAAAACTAACTGATAAGTtaactgaaatatataaaataatataaaatgacatctagaagaatatgtttttttataattaattaatggtATATTTGAAAAATGTTAAGAAAACTCATGAAAAATTAAactaattagttttttttaaagctagcttataagttaATTTTTAGTTTGTCAAACATgacaatttaaaaaaattaaaaaaatacgtTATCTATAATACACCAAATGCAACTTTAATGATTTACTAAATACCGTTAACTAATACAAAGTTCGTATACATGAGCAATTGGAAATTTAAGTGTCAAAATTAAtttcatttttaacccaaaaaaaagaaaaaactaaaacaTGTGATAATTAGAGAATTAGAGAGTCGTTGGCATGGCATAGCATATCCTTCTCTCCTACCAGGCATTTTCTGAGAAATGACTCGCCTTGTAGCTTTTGCTTCTTTTTTTGTTTATTGTAATTTAATATTTGAACTACTTTTATCACAATACAACAGAAAAAAACAAAAACTGGATTATCGAATGTTGCATTTGTTTGTAAGAATCTTAAAATATTGTCACTTTGTCACGTTTTTCATTCCTCACATTTTTCAAAGAAATGGTTGGCAGTTTTCAAACTAACTTTTAATGGTAAGATATAATTCGAGCATAATAATTTTTCTATacatataataatttatatttaaaaggaTCGCACATTAACAATTTATATGGTAAAATGTGAGAATAATTAACATAATCGTCATTCATTCTTTCCATTATAAATATTTTATGGAAATTATTGATTATTGAGTACCCAACTTTACATAATTATCCCACATAACTTAAAATAATGGAGAGAGAATCTTTGAGCCGTTCTTATTGATTGATTACTTTAATCTAAATATTTTTCTAATTGAACTTAAATTAATAGTTTGTTTATTAAGGAGAaaagtctcttcattaaagttaCACAATGTTCTTTTGAAAAAATGGAGGTGATGGCCATGACCTTTCAAGATTCTTAAAAATGCATCACCAAACATTAGACATTGAGTGTATTTTTTGCTTGCTATTCTATTTTTTATTCGTATACAACATTTTATGGTTAATAGAATTTTACAATGtaatattttaaaatacaaattgttgtgtataaataaattttattgtttACAAATAAAATCTCTACAACTTTTTTTATGGGttaaatattataatttatttcGGTTAATGAAAGCTATATAATTTTTAGTTCATTTAGAAAACAACGTTTAATTCATTTTACTAGACACATATTTACAATCTTTTATGTGCATGCAATTAGCTATACCTAACATAGATGTATAAACAATTCTTTgggacatttcatcaaacactttacATACCTCCTTTTATGGGTTTAAACATTATAATTTATTTCGGTTTATGAAAGCTATATAATTTTTAGTTCATTTACAAAACAACGTTTAATTCATTTTACTATAAACAACTCTTTAAgacatttcatcgaacactttATATGCCTCTTTGAGATCTCTAACATTCCAAAATTCAAAAAACAAATTCACATTCATTAATTAGTTTTCAGAAGATACCAAACTAGAATATCCAAAATCATATTcaattttcattaaaaaaaatcataactttaagaTCAATAGAAGTAATGGAGGAGTAAAACCATGTGAAGATGAAAAACTTAAAAATCCTTAAGAATGTCTCAAAAAGGACACAATTTCTATATATAGTATACACACAAGTCCCAATAATTTCCCAAAAAATATACACATACCAGACCAGTTTCAACAGGTCAAAAAATAGTCTACATCGAGAATCCAaggaaaaaataaaatcttttttaaatataattttatataacaaaTACTCAGCCAACCTGCTGATTCTCCGATGCAATAGCATCTGTCACCATTTCAAGAACCTCACTCATTGTTGGCCTCATCTTCGGATCTTTCTCCAAACATTTCTTAGCAATTAAAGTCACCTTCTGCATCGATCTCTCTGAATACCCTTGGAGCCTCGGGTCAACTATTAGTTTTGACTTTTCTGCCCCTGCGTAGCAACATACCAACCTCAAGCATTGGGAACTGTTCTCAGGGTTATTTTGGGTAATTGGAGGTCGACCTGTGATAAGCTCTTCAAGAAAGATACCATAGCTCCATACATCAACCTTCGATGTCAGTCGACCCGTTTGAACATATTCTGGAGCTGCATATCCTTTTGTTCCTACCACCTAAATAAATTTCCATCATATTACAAAAATCACAAAAACCAAAAACTATTTTCGATTTTTGCaacaaaatcatatatatatatatatatatatatatatatatatatatatatatatatatatatatataccattgtTGAGACATGGGTACGTCCATCTTGTGGGCCATCTCTAGCAAATCCAAAGTCACAAAGCTTCGCATTCCAATTGTTGTCTAAAAGAATATTTGAGGGTTTAAAGTCCCTAAAGACTATCTGTAATTAATAACAACATCAAGTCAATTGATGCACCCAAAAATAACAACACAAGGATTTAACGTGGCTCAGACAATCACCAATCCATAGCACAGACGCAGGATTTCATAGTAGGGGTGTCATAGATAAATTTTCGTAGTGTCATGTTAgtagaaattttttttttgatattttttgcaCTGCTTCCGAAAAACCAGGTGTTGCCGATGCCACTACGGGCACCATAGTAAAACCGCCGTCAATCAGGTTAATCGCGGTACATCCACAGACAAACTAGAAAGATTTTATTAGATTCGTAGAATACAGACGTCACGCATGCTTTCTACTTTTGGGTTATAGAGGTACAGAGAGTTCTATTTATAACGACAAAAGTGACCTGATGATATGATGACATGATATGATGGCAGATCAATCTCCACAACTATTTAAAGGAATATTTTACCTTTGCCTTATGTAAGTGCTCCAAACCTGTAGCGGCATCTTTAGCTATGTTTAGTCTCCTACCCCATGAGAGAGGTGTATTTGAGTTAGCTGCTAGATGACCATCTAAGCTTTTTTTAGGCATATATTCATACACCAAAAGCAACTGGCTATCTTCATTACAAAACCCAATTAGCTTCACAAGGTTATCATGGTTAATTTCCCCAACATTCACTTCAGTCAACCATGTTCTATATCCCTATTATCCAAAAAGTACAACATTcattaaacatttaaaaagtttaaaactacAAATGTTACTATATAAGGAAAGTGTTAAGGAAGACTTACCAGTTGTCCTGGTTTAATTTGCTTCACAGCCACCTCAATAAGAAAGGACCGATGTTGTAAGCTTTTCACTGTGCCTTTATATACAATCGCAAATCCACCCTCACCGATTTTGTTAGAAGCGTGAAACTCTTTAGTGGCTGTTTTAAGTTCGGAAAGTGTGAAATTCCGAAGTGTTGGGCTTATGTTTAGATTCGGGGCAACAGTTTGATTCATTCGTGAAGCATCAACAAATCGGGAATTTGCAGTATGAAAGACATCAACTGTTGTGGTTTCTCGTGCATTTTGTGCATACAAAAAAGAGAAACATCGGAAATGGAAAACCATTGTTTTGAGCCTTGAGTCGCATGAGAGAAAGGTGTTCTTGTTGACTATCTGTCCATATCAACGATGAGCTTTACAGATTTGGCTGTAATAAGAAAGGAATCACGAATAAGAACATTATGATTCATATACTAAATACACTTTTCCCCAAAATAGAAATGGACTTTTTGATTAAAAATCTATGGATAGCGAATAAGAGTTCGAAGATCTAATTAGTCAAACAGATAATCCAACTAACGGATGCTAAAAACAACAATCAAACAAAACCTAAAATCGTTAACCAGATCAAATCAATGACCCAATTGACGAATAAAGTGAAATCGATTTACATCACAATCAGCGAATTCGAGTTAAACCCACATGCGATTTCCAGAAAAAGGAAGGATTTTTTCGAACCTGGAAGCTCAAGAGCAGGAATCGCCATGATCTTCAGAGCTTCCCACCATCCGAAGAGGGGAGCTAGAAATGCTCATTAAAGACAAAAATGAAAGTCTACCCAGAACAGCAAACAGAACAGAAGTGAAGGAAAAATGTTAAATTTCGAAGTGAATTTCTCTCAAGATTCGAAgtcatataaaataaaaaaattgttttgaagaaACCCAGAAACGATGGTATGAACTATGAATGATTAGGGGAAGGTTCGTTAAAAGAATCGGGTATTTGAGGACACGGTCAATTAGTTAACATAGGATTCATCTTATTCTTTATAAAATCTTCGTTGGTCGCGTAGGGTGCGCGTAAAACTCATCTCCGTCGACGACCAACAAGAAGATGGTATGAATTcactttgtatgtttttatttatgttaCAAGATGTAAGACATGAATCCATAAATTTATCAATAAATTACCACTATACAAATTAATAGTACATCCTTTTTGTCttctttttaaaaattaaatatgtgAATCTAGATTATCAATGATAACGATCGTGAGATTTTATATATGAACGTTTAGAACAATTCTATAGTGTTCCGTCATTTTAATAAAGAGAAATTGAGTGATCTACCTCATATGAAtgaactttttttaaaaaaaaagaataaacaatattttttaatttttgtaaaaTGACAAGTATGTTCGGAACATGACATTACCGAGTGAACTCCGGGGACACCGGGGTAAGATTCTAGAGAAGTGTTCCTGAACAgtcaaaattattatttttatttatctatggttttatatgttttttatataaaatgtatATATTGCAAAAATAGAAAAAACCGCAAAAATAATCCCCGTGGTATGTATTTGTTTTGGGTTTTCGTCTAAacatcgatttttttttttttttttttgcttcgtGGTCCTTTTGATCAGGTTTGTATGTAGTTTTAATATCTCTGAAACTGTTTTGAGTTTtcggctctctctctctctctctctctctctctctctctctctctctctctctctctctctctctctctctctctctctctctctctctctcaaatgaACGCACACAATTAGTTaagacacatacacatatatacacaTGAGGTAGAGTTAGAGAATCTAACCCAATTCTAATTAGTAATCAAGAAATCCACCTGAAAAGAGGGAAATGATCGGTTTTTTTGCTTCCACCATTTTCTACATGTTGACATTAGTAATCAAGAAGCTACAAAAAAGCCCTTTGTTCTTCACCATTTTATTTTTACCTATATTTTAATTCGAGTATACAAAAAATATTCCCATAGTTTCTTTTGTTTGGTTACCTGCATACACACGTGGGAAGGAGTGTATGATTTTTCTGGTATGATTTTGCGGGTATTATTGAATATGAAATCGATTTTGTCTTTCGTTTTTGAAACTCAAGAACTAAAGAGCAAAATCGCAGATGCATCTTTCGTCTTAACCAACCACCACCACAAAgaaacatacacacataaacaCGCTCACCTACCAATCATAGGTTACTGGAGGAATAAGGAGAGTTGGTAACCTGAGGATGAGGGAACGGTTTTAGATGAACACACAACTTCTTGAAACAATTCATATTCACAAATatcaatttcaaaaataaaagcaCACATGTACAAACAAATCACTTTTTGGGGATGAAAACATACACCCAAATCGATTTCTGGGCTTTTTTTTCATAAAAGATTTGAAGAACAAATGAATCATATTCAATTTCTGATTTTTTTAGTCCCGTAAATGTTTCAGATTCATGAGTGTGAGTGTGTATTTTCTAGAACAAacctaaaaaaatattttctacaaATGGTTTGTCTGTGAAGATGATGAAACTCGTGAAGCTTCATGGGCtttttagagagaaagagagagagagagagagagtgtgtgtgtgtgtatgtgtgtgtgttcccttttattgttttaattattaaaatagatattgaaaaatgtaaaaataaaaataaaagggtataatattcattttagttttcaaatggACCATTTCCACATGGAAACATGGTCAAAATGACCATGAAACCAGAAAAGTCGAGCTTTAGATGAAAACCCAGAAAAATGCATACCATATGGACCATTTTGGCAGTTTTGTCCAAAAAATAACAGTGCTTGGAATTTTTAAATTTACAAAAAGTAATAATTACATAAAGTTAAATATGTTTTAAATAATATTACAACGTTCAAATGCACTCTTATTTTATCTTCGTACCCCAAAAATTTCCACCAATCTCTTGTGATATGATATGGTCCATGTTTTGGTTGAACCTTCTGTCTTATATGATTTTCCCACGATTAACATATTTGTGAACCAACACAAAACACCCAACAATCTCCTTTACTATCAGACTTTTGTGGTACATGTATGCCCTTTTTCAAGGGTGATTTTGAAACTCTAAAGGGGGATTACATCAGTTGGTTTGGTATCCTAATACTTGGTACCTACTAGGAGTTTGTAGATGCGGGCTCGCATAGCTATAAACCAAGATCGATATTCTGAACAATAGTTGTCCACCCAATGGCTATCGTATATAGTCATTTTAAATGTCTTGAAATCCAAAAGACCCAAAAACTACTGAGCATTCGGTATATTCATATGGATGTAAAGTTGCACAAACGGTTGAAATTAAGTTACTatcaaataacattatattaTAAATAACTATTAAGTAGGAAACACAATCGAAACAAAGTTATACTGTATCACACTCAGACCAAGCTGGGTAAATGGATCCATCAGCTATGTTACTCCAGTCATATGCATATGTGCTGAAAGTTGTCGACACAAATATCCACAGAGCATCATCCAATCTACGCTACAATGAGATCCACATCATGACGTGTTGCCAATCAACAGATGTATACAATAAAgtaagtattgttattataagctACTACGTAATGACCACATAATTATATAACTTACATCACATTCCAACCAGCCCGTGTTATTATCCCCATATAAACGCCTCCAAAACTCAACCGTCTGTACACTAGTGATAAAATGGTGTGAAAAAAATCGAAGCATATGGTTCTTTATATATAGTATGAATGGTAGGGTCTAAAAGACCGTCCAACGAACAACGTCTTTTTTCTTCATCTATATCCATGAGGACTTATACTATATGGATAGTGAGAATGACTAAGAAGTGTTGCAGGCGTTTTGTATTCTTCTTAGGGAATCTATTTTATATCCGACGAGTGTTTATATACAGATGGTTGCTTAGGTCTGTCATTCAGCGGCTATTCTGGTGTACCTAACCCATACTCATGCACCCATAAGTCATTGTTGTCTATGGTACCAACATCTTCCATGATAAGTGCATGTACAGTTCAATAGTATTTAATTATAAACGATGCAATAACGACTATACCATAAAGGTAAATAAAGAATGTAAGGGAGTGAATTAACTAACAATGTACCTCCACCCTCTTTGAGGTACACACATCATCTCCGACAGTCTTATTAATAAGTTTTAGAAGCATGACTAAAATAGCATCATGTTCTGTAAAACGCATCTCATGTCCCCTTAACTACTCACGACATTCACAAAACTCATTTTGTAACTCAACAATAATTTGGTCTTTATTAGTAGACAATACAATggatggtggtggtagtggtgggtcAGATGCATATGAACCTTTCACAACATCTGTCTGTGCCTTCTTTTGTCGAGGCTTATAAGTAGGCGAGTGTTGTTGTGATGGTGTTAGAAAATGTGCCATGTGAACATCTGTGGTAGTTAAAGCATGGCGGTCAATCCATGCCGAGCTAAAAGTCCACCATTCAACATGACCCTTATCTGTTGTTGGCTCTAACTTCTCTATAAGTCTTATATCCTGCttacaaaattataaaataactataaatatgcataaatataaatatatgtgaaaatataaattatataagtaATCAAAGGCCGTTAATGATTAGAAACTGCTTGCACTAATTTGCCTGTTGTCGGAAATAGTTGTCCATTGTCATAATTAATTGATATAACTTTAGGAATAATAAtaaagtcattttgggttgccctaAAGAGCTAAAATAGCTAGAAAAGCATTTAAGAGAGTGagataaatagtttattaatttattacaggttaataaattaattagaaactagttAAAAGTAGTTGAAAATAATTTGGATTTAACTTAAAGGTACATGGGTTGAAtgttaattgttcaatagttaagAAAAATGAACATTTGGATGTAAATAAAGGTGGACGGTTATGGAGAGGTTCCAAAAGGCTTCTAGAATATTTTAGGTAGCTGATAAGGGTAAAGATTTGAATCATGATTAAATCTGATTATTTAATTGATTCAAATCAAGTTTATCTGGAAATTACCACAATTATATAAAGTCCCATCTAGGCCTTAGATAAACCAATTTTAATCTCCCTAAGGTTGTGATTTTGGAATTCTTAACctctctcctttctctctctcttaaagttctagggttttagtcttttgggtgtgaaccattggAGGCATTCTACTTTGGGTGCTAGAC of the Lactuca sativa cultivar Salinas chromosome 6, Lsat_Salinas_v11, whole genome shotgun sequence genome contains:
- the LOC111894087 gene encoding serine/threonine-protein kinase PCRK1, which gives rise to MVFHFRCFSFLYAQNARETTTVDVFHTANSRFVDASRMNQTVAPNLNISPTLRNFTLSELKTATKEFHASNKIGEGGFAIVYKGTVKSLQHRSFLIEVAVKQIKPGQLGYRTWLTEVNVGEINHDNLVKLIGFCNEDSQLLLVYEYMPKKSLDGHLAANSNTPLSWGRRLNIAKDAATGLEHLHKAKIVFRDFKPSNILLDNNWNAKLCDFGFARDGPQDGRTHVSTMVVGTKGYAAPEYVQTGRLTSKVDVWSYGIFLEELITGRPPITQNNPENSSQCLRLVCCYAGAEKSKLIVDPRLQGYSERSMQKVTLIAKKCLEKDPKMRPTMSEVLEMVTDAIASENQQVG